The following are from one region of the Coffea eugenioides isolate CCC68of chromosome 2, Ceug_1.0, whole genome shotgun sequence genome:
- the LOC113762696 gene encoding uncharacterized protein LOC113762696 translates to MQVSPPSLLNTASTIQSILRPRLPFRFILIPPPRYFLPHLNSLFPPSRTSPSKPNPLFRTPNLTAMYSTAKAKAISADSSPDHVAGNWYSVPDLRLRDHRFSVPLDYSRNQSYTTTTPKISIFAREVVAAGKEDQSLPYLLYLQGGPGFESPRPTEASGWIGKACEEYRVILLDQRGTGLSTPLTPSSMLQLKSAEEQASYLCHFRADNIVQDAEFIRKCIVPDGGPWTVLGQSYGGFCIVTYLSFAPHGLKQALITGGIPPIRSGCSAEAVYRACFEQIVHQNEKFYERFPLDIEIVQDVVKHLAETGGVRLPSGGILTPRGLQILGLTALGSSTGFERLHYMLERVWDPVIVPGERKRISYNFLNAYENWLSFDTNPLYALLHESIYCQGAASRWAAHRTRFEHESKFDAIKAAKEGRPVLFTGEMIFPWMFDEIHALSHFKDAAEILAEKENWPPLYDTDALKNNQVPVAASVYYEDVYVNFKLAMETASQIAGIRLWITNEYMHSGLRDGGGVVLDHLFGLLNGKKPLF, encoded by the exons ATGCAGGTGTCACCACCTTCTTTGCTAAATACTGCTAGTACTATACAGTCCATACTTCGTCCCCGTCTCCCTTTCCGCTTTATATTGATACCTCCACCTCGCTACTTTCTCCCCCATCTCAATTCACTATTTCCGCCATCCAGAACCAGTCCCAGTAAACCAAATCCTCTATTTCGGACGCCAAATCTAACCGCCATGTATTCCACTGCTAAGGCCAAAGCCATCTCGGCCGACTCTTCCCCGGACCACGTCGCTGGAAATTGGTACTCCGTCCCCGACCTCCGACTTCGTGACCACCGATTCTCCGTCCCCCTCGACTACTCTCGCAATCAGTCCTATACTACCACTACTCCTAAAATCTCCATTTTTGCCCGAGAAGTCGTCGCGG CTGGGAAAGAAGACCAATCCCTCCCATACCTGTTGTACTTGCAAGGTGGACCCGGATTTGAATCTCCACGGCCAACTGAAGCAAGTGGATGGATTGGTAAAGCATGTGAAGAATATCGTGTAATTTTATTGGATCAG CGAGGGACAGGATTATCAACACCATTAACACCATCGTCTATGTTGCAACTGAAGTCCGCTGAGGAACAAGCAAGCTATCTGTGTCATTTTCGAGCTGACAATATAGTTCAGGATGCTGAATTTATACGAAAATGCATCGTTCCTGATGGTGGACCCTGGACGGTTTTGGGGCAG AGCTATGGAGGCTTCTGTATAGTAACTTACTTGAGTTTTGCTCCACATGGACTCAAACAAGCTCTTATAACTGGTGGAATTCCGCCAATCAGAAGTGGATGCTCTGCAGAAGCCGTATATAGAGCATGCTTTGAACAGATTGTTCATCAGAATGAGAAGTTTTATGAGAGATTTCCTCTGGACATTGAAATTGTGCAAGACGTTGTCAAACATTTGGCAGAGACTGGAGGG GTGCGTTTACCATCTGGTGGTATCTTGACTCCCAGGGGATTACAAATTCTTGGTCTCACTGCTTTGGGATCAAGTACTGGTTTTGAACGCTTGCACTATAT GTTGGAGAGGGTATGGGATCCCGTAATAGTTCCTGGAGAACGAAAGAGAATAAGTTACAACTTTCTGAATGCT TATGAGAACTGGTTATCTTTTGATACGAATCCACTGTATGCTCTTCTGCATGAGTCGATATACTGTCAG GGTGCAGCATCACGGTGGGCTGCTCACAGGACACGGtttgaacatgaaagtaaattTGATGCGATTAAGGCTGCCAAGGAAGGTCGTCCTGTACTCTTTACAGGCGAG ATGATATTTCCTTGGATGTTTGACGAAATTCATGCATTGAGTCATTTCAAGGATGCCGCTGAAATATTGGCTGAGAAGGAAAACTGGCCTCCATTATACGATACAGATGCACTTAAAAATAACCAG GTACCTGTTGCTGCTTCTGTGTATTATGAAGACGTGTATGTTAACTTCAAGCTGGCCATGGAGACAGCTTCTCAAATTGCGGGCATTAGGCTTTGGATAACCAATGAATATATGCATTCTGGTCTGAGAGATGGAGGGGGAGTGGTCTTAGATCACTTGTTTGGGTTGCTAAACGGAAAGAAACCTTTGTTTTGA
- the LOC113762695 gene encoding pentatricopeptide repeat-containing protein At3g61520, mitochondrial-like, whose amino-acid sequence MRLRPFNFKNLPPLLKPPKPQYSSSTATPRHFSTEPQNPPPPTPPLQFSEDHKHTIPQIVSLLQTTSPDEWPTNTHLHHLLLSASPHSLLKITRQLGSLQKSLQFFDYLKNDYPSDSSPTSPPAPLGISPLSFAFQAVLEHAVREEDPKSPAKLLELFNFSKEQNVPLSLNSATLLIKLFGRAKMCDESVTVFSELRPDLRNIHVVNLLLDSLLKSGRIDDALKMVDKMLKSQLNVQPNDTTMDTVLSAFFTRNWSGRNVREEEIIGIVSGFGVHGIFPDSVWLTQLVSKFCRSGKCDKAWELLHMVMRLGGELNAAPYNALLTGLGKENDFRRMNLLMIEMKEKDISPDVKTFGILINHLCKCHRVDEALETFKKMRGGNEGDEVCVVPDVVVCNTIIHGLCKVGRQEEGLKFMGNMKLEHGCMPNTVTYNSIIDGFCKAGEIERAFELFDRMKKDGVEPNVITLNTLVDGMCKCERVGSALEFFDKMQEKGLKGNSTTCSILITAFCRSNNIDKAMALFDQMSQSGCPSDAIVYYSLISGLTRAGRLDDASSFVSKLKKAGFCLDIITYNVLIGGYCRKNKFEQAYEIFKDMEHAGVKPDRVTYNTLVSYFCDKGDFETAHRLLKKMMQYRFLPNVVTYGALIHAYCKAGHLDEAMKIFKEMNSSLKVSANNVIYNTLIDALCKSDKVDVALSLMDDMKEKGVRANTTTYNAILKGLRERNWLEKAFKLMDEMTEKACNPDYVTMEILLEWLSAVGQTEKLRRFVQGYEVSASVP is encoded by the coding sequence ATGAGACTCCGGCCGTTTAACTTCAAAAACCTCCCGCCTCTCCTAAAACCGCCAAAACCCCAATACTCCTCCTCCACCGCCACTCCCCGCCATTTCTCCACCGAACCTCAGAACCCTCCACCACCAACACCACCTCTGCAGTTTTCGGAAGACCACAAACACACTATACCCCAAATAGTCTCCCTCCTTCAAACCACCAGCCCGGATGAGTGGCCCACCAACACCCAcctccaccacctcctcctctcCGCCTCCCCCCATTCCCTCCTCAAAATCACCCGCCAATTGGGTTCCTTGCAAAAATCCCTCCAATTTTTCGACTACCTCAAGAACGACTACCCTTCTGATTCCTCACCCACTTCCCCACCGGCACCTCTTGGCATTTCACCTCTTTCCTTCGCATTTCAAGCTGTCCTGGAGCACGCTGTGCGCGAGGAGGACCCAAAATCACCTGCTAAGCTCCTCGAATTGTTCAACTTCTCGAAAGAACAAAATGTCCCTCTTTCACTCAACTCTGCAACCCTTCTGATTAAGCTCTTCGGACGAGCTAAAATGTGCGATGAATCCGTGACCGTGTTTAGCGAACTCCGCCCAGATTTAAGAAACATCCACGTGGTTAATTTGCTGTTAGATTCGTTGCTGAAATCAGGTCGCATAGATGATGCGTTGAAGATGGTCGACAAAATGCTTAAGTCGCAGTTAAACGTTCAGCCTAATGACACTACTATGGATACGGTGTTGTCAGCATTTTTTACTAGAAATTGGAGTGGGAGAAATGTGAGGGAGGAAGAGATTATTGGCATTGTTTCCGGGTTTGGGGTGCACGGTATCTTTCCCGATAGCGTGTGGTTAACTCAATTGGTATCCAAGTTCTGCAGGAGTGGGAAGTGTGACAAAGCTTGGGAGCTTTTACATATGGTAATGAGATTAGGTGGCGAGCTAAATGCCGCTCCTTACAATGCTCTTTTGACAGGATTGGGTAAGGAGAATGATTTCCGGAGGATGAATTTGCTTATGATTGAGATGAAGGAGAAGGATATTTCACCTGATGTTAAGACATTTGGAATCTTGATTAATCATTTGTGCAAGTGTCATAGAGTGGATGAGGCGTTGGAGACATTTAAGAAGATGAGGGGTGGGAATGAGGGTGACGAAGTTTGTGTGGTGCCTGACGTTGTTGTGTGTAATACTATAATTCATGGGCTGTGCAAGGTGGGGAGACAAGAAGAAGGGCTGAAGTTTATGGGAAACATGAAGTTGGAGCATGGATGCATGCCTAATACTGTTACGTACAATAGCATAATTGATGGATTCTGCAAAGCTGGTGAGATTGAGAGAGCATTTGAGCTTTTTGACAGGATGAAGAAGGATGGGGTAGAGCCGAATGTGATCACGCTCAACACCTTGGTAGATGGAATGTGCAAATGTGAGCGAGTTGGTAGCGCACTCGAGTTTTTTgataaaatgcaagaaaagggTTTGAAGGGCAATTCTACGACTTGCAGTATCTTGATTACTGCCTTTTGCCGTTCCAACAACATTGATAAGGCAATGGCATTGTTTGACCAGATGTCGCAAAGTGGCTGCCCTTCAGATGCAATTGTGTACTACAGCTTAATATCAGGCCTTACCCGAGCTGGAAGACTGGATGATGCTAGTTCTTTTGtgtcaaaattgaaaaaagCTGGGTTCTGCTTGGATATCATCACTTATAATGTTCTAATTGGCGGATATTGTAGGAAGAATAAATTTGAACAAGCATATGAGATATTTAAAGATATGGAACATGCTGGAGTGAAGCCTGATCGTGTGACATACAACACACTGGTTTCATATTTTTGTGACAAAGGGGATTTTGAAACTGCACATAGATTGCTGAAGAAGATGATGCAATATCGTTTTCTGCCCAATGTTGTGACTTATGGAGCACTGATCCATGCATATTGCAAGGCGGGTCACCTTGATGAAGCgatgaaaattttcaaggaAATGAATTCTTCTTTAAAGGTATCAGCCAATAATGTTATATATAATACTCTAATAGACGCTCTATGCAAGAGTGACAAGGTAGACGTTGCACTTTCTTTAATGGACGATATGAAGGAGAAGGGGGTCAGAGCAAATACCACAACATACAATGCCATACTTAAAGGCCTTCGAGAGAGGAATTGGTTGGAGAAAGCATTCAAACTTATGGATGAAATGACAGAGAAGGCCTGTAATCCTGACTATGTTACCATGGAAATCCTTTTGGAATGGCTTTCTGCAGTTGGTCAAACAGAAAAGTTACGACGCTTTGTACAAGGATACGAGGTTTCTGCTTCAGTCCCTTAG
- the LOC113762579 gene encoding WRKY transcription factor 22 produces the protein MADDWDLQAVVRGCTATTTTTSGSSTTTATCTGNSFRPLGGFEPHQDGNFLCFQDLFFEPRSQSSISAVVDQDLHDLYKPFFPKSSPPLSPQSIPISPLSVLGGLQDLSQQPPQQQHQQPKKQLQQQQQQIYQPKHSSTLLPIGASSRSSGANGSSSASNHRSKRRKNQLKRVCQVPAEASSSDMWSWRKYGQKPIKGSPYPRGYYRCSTSKGCLARKQVERNRSDPGIYIVTYTGEHNHPMPTHRNSLAGSTRNKPATPQSTSSGDPSKPSSSPPVSPSASLSPAPEKLELETSKEEILEDEEDDVSGFEMAMDDDFFEGLEEFAGKSAVTDNFSSDHFPQSMQQLPWLANNANSTTGTAAGGC, from the exons ATGGCAGATGACTGGGATCTGCAGGCGGTGGTCAGAGGCTGCACCGCCACAACCACCACCACTTCTGGCAGCTCCACCACCACAGCTACATGCACAGGCAACAGTTTTCGCCCTTTAGGTGGATTTGAACCGCATCAAGATGGAAACTTCCTTTGTTTTCAAGATCTGTTTTTTGAGCCAAGAAGTCAAAGTAGTATTAGCGCTGTTGTTGATCAAGACTTGCATGATTTGTACAAACCATTCTTCCCCAAATCATCACCACCCCTTTCTCCACAAAGCATCCCCATATCCCCACTTTCTGTTCTTGGAGGATTACAAGATCTGTCTCAACAGCCACCTCAGCAGCAGCACCAGCAGCCCAAAAAACAGCTACAACAACAACAGCAACAAATATATCAACCAAAGCATAGTAGTACTTTGCTACCTATTGGTGCTAGCTCTAGAAGTAGTGGTGCTAATGGTTCTTCGAGTGCATCCAACCACAGGTCCAAAAGAAG GAAGAACCAGTTGAAGAGAGTCTGTCAAGTGCCAGCCGAAGCTTCATCTTCTGACATGTGGTCTTGGAGAAAATATGGGCAAAAACCCATCAAAGGCTCCCCATATCCAAG AGGTTACTACAGATGTAGCACCTCAAAGGGCTGTTTGGCCCGGAAACAGGTGGAGCGAAACAGATCCGACCCGGGAATATACATTGTCACCTACACAGGCGAACACAACCACCCTATGCCAACTCACAGGAACTCCCTAGCCGGTAGCACTCGTAACAAGCCAGCAACCCCACAATCCACCAGTTCCGGTGACCCCAGTAAACCGTCTAGTTCACCACCGGTTTCACCGTCTGCCAGCCTCTCTCCGGCGCCAGAAAAGCTGGAACTAGAAACAAGCAAAGAGGAGATtcttgaagatgaagaagatgatgtcAGCGGCTTCGAGATGGCTATGGATGACGATTTCTTTGAAGGGCTGGAAGAATTTGCCGGAAAATCAGCTGTAACAGATAATTTCTCCTCTGATCACTTTCCGCAGAGCATGCAGCAGCTGCCTTGGCTGGCAAATAATGCCAACAGTACCACAGGCACAGCCGCCGGCGGTTGTTGA